From one Streptomyces sp. CA-210063 genomic stretch:
- a CDS encoding FAD-dependent oxidoreductase — protein sequence MNMSRAEERSRERLVVIGGDAAGMSAASQARRLRGPDELEIVAFERGHFTSFSACGIPYWVGGDVPERDRLIARSPEEHRARDIDLRMRTEVVEIDVEGARVRARDVDSGAESWTSYDKLVIATGARPIRPDLPGVDAPGVHGVQTLDDGQALLDTLTATEGRRAVVVGAGYIGVEMAEALINRGYEVTVVNRGEEPMSTLDPDMGRLVHKAMEGLGITMVDDAEVTAVRTGDDGRVRAVTTEDAEYPADVVVLGIGVRPETELAKAAGLPVGDHGGLLTDLALRVRGHENIWAGGDCVEVLDLVSGGLRHIPLGTHANKHGQIIGANIGGGYATFPGVVGTAVSKVCDLEIARTGLREKDADRAGLQYVTVTIESTSRAGYYPGAAPMTVKMLAERRTGRLLGVQIVGREGAGKRVDIAAVALTAGMTVDQMTSLDLGYAPPFSPVWDPILVAARKAVAAVRSSAS from the coding sequence ATGAACATGAGCCGCGCTGAAGAACGATCGAGGGAACGCCTGGTGGTCATCGGTGGCGACGCGGCGGGCATGTCCGCCGCGTCGCAGGCGCGTCGGCTGCGGGGGCCCGACGAACTGGAGATCGTGGCGTTCGAGCGGGGCCACTTCACCTCCTTCTCGGCGTGCGGCATCCCCTACTGGGTGGGCGGCGACGTCCCCGAACGCGACCGGCTCATCGCCCGTTCCCCCGAGGAGCACCGGGCCCGCGACATCGATCTGCGGATGCGTACGGAGGTCGTGGAGATCGATGTCGAGGGCGCACGCGTGCGCGCGCGGGACGTCGATTCCGGCGCCGAGTCCTGGACCTCGTACGACAAGCTCGTCATCGCGACCGGCGCCCGCCCGATCCGTCCCGACCTGCCCGGTGTCGACGCCCCCGGAGTGCACGGCGTGCAGACCCTGGACGACGGCCAGGCCCTCCTCGACACCCTGACCGCCACCGAGGGCCGTCGCGCGGTGGTCGTCGGCGCGGGCTACATCGGCGTGGAGATGGCCGAGGCGCTCATCAACCGGGGGTACGAGGTCACGGTCGTCAACCGTGGCGAGGAGCCCATGTCCACCCTCGACCCGGACATGGGCCGTCTGGTGCACAAGGCCATGGAGGGCCTGGGCATCACGATGGTCGACGACGCCGAGGTCACCGCCGTGCGCACCGGCGACGACGGCCGTGTCCGCGCGGTCACCACCGAGGACGCCGAGTACCCGGCGGACGTGGTGGTCCTGGGCATCGGCGTACGCCCGGAGACGGAGCTCGCGAAGGCGGCGGGGCTGCCCGTGGGCGACCACGGCGGCCTTCTGACCGACCTCGCCCTGCGCGTCCGGGGCCACGAGAACATCTGGGCCGGCGGCGACTGCGTCGAGGTCCTCGACCTGGTCTCCGGCGGCCTGCGCCACATCCCCCTCGGCACCCACGCCAACAAGCACGGCCAGATCATCGGCGCCAACATCGGCGGCGGCTACGCCACCTTCCCCGGCGTCGTCGGCACCGCCGTCAGCAAGGTCTGCGACCTGGAGATCGCCCGCACCGGCCTCCGTGAGAAGGACGCCGACCGCGCCGGCCTCCAGTACGTCACGGTCACCATCGAGTCGACCAGCCGCGCCGGCTACTACCCCGGCGCCGCCCCCATGACGGTCAAGATGCTCGCCGAACGCCGCACCGGCCGCCTCCTCGGCGTCCAGATCGTCGGCCGGGAGGGCGCGGGCAAGCGGGTCGACATCGCCGCGGTGGCCCTGACAGCGGGCATGACGGTCGACCAGATGACCTCCCTGGACCTCGGCTACGCCCCGCCCTTCTCCCCGGTCTGGGACCCGATCCTGGTGGCGGCGAGAAAGGCGGTGGCGGCGGTGAGGTCGAGCGCCTCATAA
- a CDS encoding rhomboid family intramembrane serine protease, whose product MVIPVHDVNPVGRTPYVTYALIAANVFVFVFMPGLAGSVPGDSESALLCHTQAFLERYAAVPQELIHHRLPQLVPTGEITPSGGCALGPPGYEKSPALSVLTALFLHGGWLHLLGNMLFLLIFGNNIEDRLGHIRFALFYVVCGYTAAYGYAYVNDDSTAPLIGGSGAIAGVLGAYLVLYPRARVWVLVPFLVFLPLRLPAWLVLGFWFGLQAVYSSGEGVADTGTVAYMAHVVGFVAGMLLAWPLRPGTPPPPKPRGLLFGRRARPRW is encoded by the coding sequence GTGGTCATCCCCGTCCATGATGTGAACCCCGTGGGCCGCACGCCCTACGTGACCTACGCGCTGATCGCCGCGAACGTCTTCGTCTTCGTCTTCATGCCGGGTCTCGCCGGCTCGGTGCCGGGCGACAGCGAGTCGGCGCTGCTCTGCCATACGCAGGCGTTCCTGGAGCGGTACGCGGCGGTGCCGCAGGAACTGATCCACCATCGGCTGCCGCAGCTGGTGCCCACCGGCGAGATCACCCCGTCGGGAGGCTGCGCGCTGGGCCCGCCGGGCTACGAGAAGTCGCCCGCGCTGTCCGTCCTCACCGCGCTGTTCCTGCACGGCGGCTGGCTGCATCTGCTGGGCAACATGCTCTTCCTGCTGATCTTCGGCAACAACATCGAGGACCGGCTGGGCCACATCCGCTTCGCGTTGTTCTACGTGGTGTGCGGGTACACGGCCGCGTACGGCTACGCGTACGTCAACGACGACTCCACCGCCCCGCTGATCGGCGGGTCCGGGGCGATCGCCGGGGTGCTCGGCGCGTACCTCGTCCTGTATCCGAGGGCGAGGGTCTGGGTGCTGGTCCCGTTCCTGGTCTTCCTGCCGCTGCGGCTGCCGGCGTGGCTGGTGCTGGGCTTCTGGTTCGGGCTCCAGGCGGTGTACTCCTCCGGCGAGGGTGTCGCCGACACCGGCACCGTGGCATACATGGCCCACGTCGTCGGCTTCGTCGCAGGCATGCTCCTGGCCTGGCCCCTGCGGCCCGGCACCCCGCCGCCACCGAAGCCACGGGGTCTGCTGTTCGGCAGGCGGGCACGGCCGCGCTGGTGA
- a CDS encoding MBL fold metallo-hydrolase, producing MNDHSPSAARMHEVAEHVYAYIQPDGGWCLNNAGLITGGDRPALIDTAATEARAMALRNAIATVAPRAPRYVVNTHPHGDHTFGNRFFTQDAVVIAHEATRAEMDLAGLHLTGLWPDVPWGDIGVELPSITFREPLTLHLGDTRAELMHLGTAHTRNDTVVWLPRQRVLFTGDVVMSGATPFCLTGSVAGSLDVIEKLRALAPAVVVAGHGPVGGPELLDDTADYLRFVQRLAADGLAAGLSPLQAAREAELGPYADLLDSERIVPNLRRAYAEAGGAEPGFALDVQELFAEMIAFHGGLPVCSA from the coding sequence GTGAACGACCATTCCCCTTCCGCGGCGCGAATGCACGAGGTCGCGGAGCACGTCTACGCCTACATACAGCCGGACGGCGGCTGGTGCCTGAACAACGCCGGACTGATCACCGGCGGGGACCGGCCGGCACTGATCGACACGGCCGCGACCGAAGCACGTGCCATGGCGCTGCGGAACGCGATCGCCACCGTGGCCCCGAGGGCCCCGCGCTATGTCGTGAACACCCATCCCCACGGGGACCACACCTTCGGCAACCGCTTCTTCACGCAGGACGCGGTGGTGATCGCACACGAGGCGACGCGCGCCGAGATGGACCTGGCCGGCCTCCATCTGACCGGTCTGTGGCCCGACGTGCCGTGGGGCGACATCGGTGTGGAGCTTCCCAGCATCACCTTCCGCGAACCCCTCACACTGCACCTCGGAGACACTCGGGCGGAGCTGATGCACCTCGGTACCGCCCACACCAGGAACGACACGGTGGTGTGGCTGCCGCGACAGCGGGTGCTGTTCACCGGCGACGTGGTGATGTCGGGTGCCACGCCCTTCTGTCTCACCGGCTCCGTCGCCGGATCCCTCGACGTGATCGAGAAGCTGAGGGCCCTCGCTCCCGCGGTCGTCGTCGCCGGACATGGACCGGTCGGTGGCCCCGAACTCCTCGACGACACCGCCGACTACCTCCGCTTCGTCCAGCGGCTGGCCGCCGACGGGCTGGCCGCCGGACTCAGTCCGCTCCAGGCGGCGCGCGAGGCCGAACTCGGTCCGTACGCCGACCTCCTCGACAGCGAGCGCATCGTGCCGAACCTGCGCCGAGCCTATGCGGAGGCCGGCGGCGCGGAACCGGGCTTCGCGCTCGACGTCCAGGAACTGTTCGCGGAGATGATCGCCTTCCACGGCGGTCTCCCGGTCTGCTCGGCCTGA
- a CDS encoding flavin reductase family protein, with protein sequence MPTVDQAEFTRTMAHVPTPVTVVTTVDAAGRRWGFTASSFSSLSLDPPLVLVCPAKTASCHDAFVSAGQFLVNVLAAGQKEIAGAFARSGADKFAGTPMEPCEFGLPGLAAATARIACTLHEVLDGGDHSILVGRVESVFLGGAEPLVYHNRRFTKPRTSVTLAATS encoded by the coding sequence TTGCCCACCGTCGACCAAGCCGAGTTCACCCGGACCATGGCACATGTGCCCACCCCCGTCACCGTCGTGACCACCGTAGACGCGGCCGGCCGACGTTGGGGTTTCACCGCGAGCTCGTTCAGCTCCCTCTCGCTCGACCCGCCTCTCGTCCTCGTCTGCCCCGCGAAGACGGCTTCCTGCCACGACGCGTTCGTCTCCGCCGGCCAGTTCCTGGTCAACGTACTGGCGGCCGGGCAGAAGGAGATCGCGGGCGCCTTCGCCCGGTCCGGCGCGGACAAGTTCGCCGGGACGCCGATGGAGCCCTGTGAGTTCGGGCTGCCCGGTCTGGCCGCTGCCACGGCGAGGATCGCCTGCACACTCCACGAGGTGCTGGACGGAGGTGACCACAGCATTCTGGTCGGCCGGGTCGAGTCCGTCTTCCTCGGTGGCGCGGAACCGCTCGTCTACCACAACCGGCGCTTCACCAAGCCCCGGACGAGCGTGACCCTCGCCGCCACGTCCTGA
- a CDS encoding ketosynthase chain-length factor, protein MTTRTLRRPGGDDSSPAPAAPVVTGIGVAAPNGLGTEMWWNAVLSGTSGIRPLTRFDAAQYPAKVAGEVRGYDPAAHIPGRLLPQTDHMTRLSLTAAEEALEDAGVDPAELPDYGGGVITAGSAGGFEFGQRELEALWSKGGQYVSAYQSFAWFYAVNTGQISIRHGLRGPSGVLVTEQAGGLDALAQARRQIRRGVRVAVTGGVDSSLCPWGWTAHLAGGELSTREDPAQAFLPFSADANGHVVGEGGALLVLEDATAARDRGADVYGALAGYAATFDPPPGSPDAPRLRAAVELALDDAGVDAADVDVVFADAAGRRTADREESAALAEVFGPYGVPVTAPKTMTGRLAAGGSSLDVAAALLALRDQVIPPTVNVGEPATDCPVDLVTEVRRPARLRTALVLARGRGGFNSAIVLRTAA, encoded by the coding sequence ATGACCACCCGAACCCTCCGCCGTCCCGGTGGCGATGATTCCTCCCCGGCACCGGCCGCGCCGGTGGTCACGGGCATCGGCGTCGCGGCGCCGAACGGTCTGGGCACCGAGATGTGGTGGAACGCGGTGCTCAGCGGCACGAGCGGCATCCGCCCCCTCACCCGCTTCGACGCCGCCCAGTACCCGGCGAAGGTCGCCGGAGAGGTACGGGGATACGACCCGGCCGCGCACATACCCGGCCGGCTGCTCCCACAGACCGACCACATGACGCGCCTCTCGCTGACGGCGGCCGAAGAGGCCCTCGAAGACGCCGGTGTGGATCCGGCCGAGCTCCCCGACTACGGGGGTGGCGTCATCACGGCCGGCTCCGCAGGGGGCTTCGAGTTCGGCCAGCGGGAGCTGGAAGCCCTGTGGAGCAAGGGCGGCCAGTACGTCAGCGCCTACCAGTCCTTCGCGTGGTTCTACGCCGTCAACACCGGCCAGATATCCATCAGGCACGGACTGCGCGGCCCGAGCGGCGTACTCGTCACGGAACAGGCCGGCGGACTCGACGCCCTCGCCCAGGCCCGGCGCCAGATCCGCAGGGGCGTCCGCGTGGCGGTCACCGGCGGGGTGGACTCCTCGCTGTGCCCGTGGGGCTGGACGGCACATCTGGCGGGGGGCGAGCTGAGCACCCGTGAGGATCCCGCTCAGGCGTTCCTGCCCTTCTCCGCGGACGCGAACGGCCATGTCGTGGGAGAGGGCGGAGCCCTGCTCGTCCTGGAGGACGCGACCGCGGCACGCGACCGGGGTGCGGACGTGTACGGCGCACTCGCGGGATACGCGGCCACGTTCGATCCGCCACCGGGTTCTCCGGACGCCCCCCGGCTGCGGGCCGCCGTGGAACTGGCGCTCGACGACGCGGGAGTGGACGCCGCCGATGTCGATGTGGTGTTCGCCGATGCGGCGGGCCGTCGTACGGCCGACCGTGAGGAGAGCGCGGCTCTCGCGGAGGTCTTCGGGCCGTACGGCGTCCCGGTCACCGCGCCGAAGACCATGACGGGCCGGCTCGCCGCGGGCGGGTCCTCCCTCGACGTGGCCGCGGCCCTGCTGGCACTGCGTGACCAGGTGATCCCGCCGACCGTGAACGTCGGAGAGCCGGCCACGGACTGCCCGGTCGACCTGGTGACCGAGGTGCGCCGACCCGCCCGGCTGCGTACGGCGCTCGTCCTCGCACGCGGGCGGGGCGGCTTCAACTCGGCGATCGTGCTCCGCACCGCGGCATGA
- a CDS encoding beta-ketoacyl-[acyl-carrier-protein] synthase family protein produces the protein MSRRVVITGIGVVAPGGVGTKEFWSLLTAGRTATRNISLFDASQFRSRIAAEADFDPLDHGLSAEQAERLDRAAQFALVSADEALRDSGLVTTELDPTRTGVTLGSAVGCTMGLDTEYNTVSRGGSTWQVDHTLAVSHLFDYFVPSSMAAEVAWRVGAQGPVSLVSTGCTSGLDSVGHAVELIREGSADVMITGATEAPISPITVACFDAIKATSPRNDEAETASRPFDATRNGFVLGEGSAVLVLEELQSARRRGAHVYAEIAGFASRCNAYHMTGLRPDGVEMAEAVTAALDEARLDPTAVDYINAHGSGTKQNDRHETAAFKRSLGSHAYEVPVSSIKSMIGHSLGAIGSLEVAASALAIERNTVPPTANLHHPDPACDLDYTPLNAREQRTDTVLSVGSGFGGFQSAMVLTRPSLEGAA, from the coding sequence ATGAGCCGACGCGTCGTCATCACCGGAATCGGCGTGGTCGCACCGGGCGGCGTGGGCACCAAGGAATTCTGGTCCCTGCTGACCGCGGGCAGGACCGCGACCCGGAACATCAGTCTCTTCGACGCCTCGCAGTTCCGCTCCCGCATCGCCGCCGAGGCGGACTTCGACCCGCTCGACCACGGCCTGTCGGCCGAACAGGCGGAACGTCTCGACCGGGCCGCCCAGTTCGCGCTCGTCAGCGCCGACGAGGCCCTGCGCGACAGCGGACTCGTCACCACGGAACTGGATCCGACACGCACCGGCGTCACCCTCGGCAGCGCCGTCGGCTGCACCATGGGCCTGGACACGGAGTACAACACGGTCAGTCGCGGCGGCAGCACCTGGCAGGTCGATCACACGCTCGCCGTGTCCCACCTGTTCGACTACTTCGTGCCGAGTTCGATGGCCGCCGAAGTCGCCTGGCGGGTGGGCGCCCAAGGGCCGGTCTCCCTGGTGTCGACGGGATGCACTTCCGGCCTGGACTCTGTCGGGCATGCCGTCGAGCTGATCCGCGAGGGCAGCGCCGACGTGATGATCACGGGTGCCACCGAGGCCCCGATCTCCCCGATCACCGTGGCCTGCTTCGACGCGATCAAGGCCACCTCGCCGCGCAACGACGAGGCTGAGACCGCGTCCCGGCCCTTCGACGCCACGCGCAACGGGTTCGTCCTCGGCGAGGGCTCGGCGGTCCTGGTCCTGGAGGAACTGCAGAGCGCGCGCCGTCGGGGCGCCCACGTCTACGCGGAGATCGCGGGCTTCGCCAGTCGCTGCAACGCGTACCACATGACCGGCCTGCGCCCCGACGGGGTCGAGATGGCCGAAGCCGTCACAGCGGCCTTGGACGAGGCCCGGCTCGACCCCACCGCGGTCGACTACATCAACGCCCACGGCTCGGGAACCAAACAGAACGACCGGCATGAGACCGCCGCCTTCAAGCGCAGCCTCGGATCGCACGCCTACGAGGTCCCGGTCAGCTCCATCAAGTCGATGATCGGGCACTCCCTGGGGGCGATCGGCTCCCTGGAGGTCGCGGCGAGCGCACTGGCCATCGAACGCAACACGGTGCCGCCCACCGCGAATCTGCACCACCCCGACCCCGCCTGCGATCTCGACTACACCCCGCTCAACGCCCGGGAACAGCGGACCGACACCGTGCTCAGCGTGGGAAGCGGCTTCGGCGGCTTCCAGAGCGCCATGGTCCTGACCCGCCCGAGCCTGGAAGGTGCTGCCTGA
- a CDS encoding DegT/DnrJ/EryC1/StrS family aminotransferase has translation MINLFQPQVGAEELDAVARVFEDHWLGHGPRTKTFEAEFAEHLGVAADHVVFINSGTAGLFLAVESLNLQHGDEVVLPSLSFLAAANAIVTSGASPVFCDVDPRTLNPTLEDVERALTDRTRAVIVLHYGGYPGDIVRIADLCRERGVTLIEDAACSVASRVEGRAVGTFGDLTMWSFDAMKVLVTGDGGMLYAKDAVQAARIRRLAYHGLAQPSGFGHAKVSARWWELDVPEPGRRVIGNDLTAAIGSVQLRRLPEMIARRREIVALYDRELAGLDGVSLPPPLPAGHESTHYFYWVQMDPGIRDQVAGDLLADGIYTTFRYAPLHKVPAYRRTAVDLPASDWVSDRTLCLPLHPGLTDEDVLTVVASLRGAVTSRGAEQAA, from the coding sequence ATGATCAATCTCTTTCAGCCCCAGGTGGGTGCTGAGGAACTCGACGCGGTTGCCCGGGTATTCGAGGACCACTGGCTCGGACACGGTCCGCGCACCAAAACGTTCGAGGCGGAGTTCGCGGAGCATCTGGGGGTCGCCGCGGACCACGTCGTGTTCATCAACTCCGGTACGGCCGGGCTGTTCCTCGCCGTGGAGTCGCTGAATCTCCAGCACGGCGACGAGGTCGTCCTGCCCTCGCTCAGTTTCCTCGCCGCCGCGAACGCGATCGTCACCAGCGGTGCGAGTCCCGTCTTCTGCGATGTGGACCCACGGACCCTCAACCCCACGCTCGAAGACGTCGAACGCGCCCTGACGGACCGGACCAGGGCAGTGATCGTCCTGCACTACGGCGGCTACCCGGGTGACATCGTGCGCATCGCGGACCTCTGCCGCGAACGCGGCGTCACCCTGATCGAGGACGCCGCCTGCTCGGTGGCCTCCCGGGTCGAGGGACGGGCCGTGGGCACCTTCGGAGACCTCACCATGTGGAGCTTCGACGCGATGAAGGTGCTGGTCACCGGCGACGGCGGGATGCTCTACGCCAAGGACGCCGTACAGGCCGCCCGCATTCGCCGGCTCGCCTACCATGGGCTGGCCCAGCCGAGCGGCTTCGGCCACGCCAAGGTGTCCGCCCGCTGGTGGGAGCTCGACGTCCCCGAACCGGGCCGCCGGGTCATCGGCAACGACCTGACCGCCGCCATCGGCTCCGTGCAGCTGCGCAGGCTGCCCGAGATGATCGCCCGGCGCCGGGAGATCGTCGCCCTGTACGACCGGGAACTCGCGGGGCTCGACGGGGTGTCGCTCCCGCCACCGCTCCCCGCGGGGCATGAGTCGACCCACTACTTCTACTGGGTGCAGATGGATCCCGGCATCCGCGACCAGGTGGCCGGCGACCTGCTCGCCGACGGCATCTACACCACGTTCCGCTACGCGCCACTGCACAAGGTTCCCGCGTACCGGCGGACCGCCGTGGACCTGCCCGCCTCCGACTGGGTCTCGGACCGCACCCTGTGCCTGCCGCTGCATCCCGGACTCACCGACGAGGACGTGCTCACCGTCGTCGCCTCGCTGCGCGGGGCCGTGACGTCTCGAGGCGCGGAACAGGCCGCGTGA
- the fabG gene encoding 3-oxoacyl-ACP reductase FabG: MSDQDKRVAVVTGATSGIGLESARVLAASGHRVFIGARNADHVAETVKRLQDEGLEVDGGVLDVRDNGSVHHWVRSAVDRFGTVDVVVNNAGRSGGGVTADIADELWNDVIETNLNSVFRVTREVLNTGGMRDKKRGRIINIASTAGKQGVVLGAPYSASKHGVVGFTKALGNELAPTGITVNAVCPGYVETPMAQRVRQGYAAAYDTSEEAILDKFRAKIPLGRYSTPEEVAGLVGYLASDTAASITSQALNVCGGLGNF; the protein is encoded by the coding sequence ATGTCGGATCAGGACAAGCGGGTTGCCGTGGTCACGGGCGCGACCAGTGGGATCGGGCTGGAGTCGGCCCGGGTTCTGGCGGCGTCCGGTCATCGGGTCTTCATCGGCGCACGGAACGCCGACCACGTGGCCGAGACGGTCAAGCGACTCCAGGACGAGGGTCTGGAGGTCGACGGCGGTGTCCTCGACGTCCGGGACAACGGCAGCGTGCACCACTGGGTCAGGTCAGCGGTCGACCGGTTCGGCACGGTCGACGTGGTGGTCAACAATGCCGGCCGGTCGGGCGGCGGCGTCACCGCGGACATCGCGGACGAGCTGTGGAACGACGTCATCGAGACCAATCTCAACAGCGTCTTCCGGGTCACCCGCGAGGTGCTGAACACAGGCGGCATGCGTGACAAGAAGCGCGGCCGGATCATCAACATCGCCTCGACCGCGGGCAAGCAGGGCGTGGTGCTGGGTGCCCCCTACTCGGCCTCGAAGCACGGTGTCGTCGGCTTCACCAAGGCGCTGGGCAACGAACTCGCGCCGACCGGCATCACCGTCAACGCCGTGTGCCCGGGGTACGTCGAGACGCCCATGGCCCAGCGCGTACGTCAGGGCTACGCGGCCGCGTACGACACCAGCGAGGAGGCGATCCTCGACAAGTTCCGGGCCAAGATCCCGCTGGGCCGCTACTCCACTCCCGAGGAGGTCGCGGGACTGGTCGGCTACCTGGCCTCCGACACGGCCGCCTCCATCACGTCCCAGGCCCTGAACGTGTGCGGCGGCCTCGGCAACTTCTGA
- a CDS encoding aromatase/cyclase, whose product MTQPGPREVEHEITIAAPAADVYRLIADVTNWPRIFPPTIYVDRVAEGGNGERIRIWATANGEAKTWTSRRTLSPEKLTITFRQEVSAPPVAAMGGTWIIEPIAEDASRVRLLHDYRAVDDDPAGLDWIDEAVDRNSRSELAALKANVELAHSTADLTFSFEDTVQVNGSAKDVFDFVNEADRWHERLPHVATVRLTEDTPGLQELEMDTRAKDGSVHTTKSYRVTFPHHRIAYKQTTLPALMTLHTGYWSFVENGDGVAASSQHTVTVNTANIARILGPDATVEDAKQYVHNALSTNSTATLNHAKDFAERRAGR is encoded by the coding sequence ATGACGCAGCCCGGACCACGCGAAGTGGAGCACGAGATCACCATCGCGGCACCGGCCGCCGACGTGTACCGGCTGATCGCCGATGTGACCAACTGGCCGCGGATCTTCCCGCCCACCATCTACGTCGACAGGGTCGCCGAGGGCGGGAACGGGGAGCGCATCCGGATCTGGGCGACGGCGAACGGCGAGGCCAAGACCTGGACCTCGCGCCGCACCCTGTCCCCGGAGAAACTGACGATCACCTTCCGTCAGGAGGTGTCGGCTCCCCCCGTGGCGGCGATGGGGGGCACCTGGATCATCGAGCCGATCGCCGAGGACGCGTCCCGGGTGCGGCTGTTGCACGACTACCGTGCCGTCGACGACGACCCCGCCGGCCTCGACTGGATCGACGAGGCCGTCGACCGCAACTCCCGTTCCGAGCTCGCCGCGCTGAAGGCGAACGTCGAACTCGCGCACTCGACCGCCGACCTGACGTTCTCCTTCGAGGACACCGTTCAGGTCAACGGCTCCGCGAAGGACGTCTTCGACTTCGTCAACGAGGCCGACAGATGGCACGAGCGGCTGCCGCACGTGGCCACCGTCCGGCTGACCGAGGACACGCCGGGTCTGCAGGAACTGGAGATGGACACCAGGGCGAAGGACGGCTCGGTACACACCACCAAGTCCTACCGGGTCACCTTTCCCCACCACCGGATCGCCTACAAACAGACCACGCTGCCCGCGCTGATGACCCTGCACACGGGCTACTGGTCGTTCGTCGAGAACGGCGACGGCGTCGCCGCCTCGTCCCAGCACACGGTGACCGTGAACACCGCGAACATCGCGAGGATCCTCGGGCCGGACGCGACCGTCGAGGACGCCAAGCAGTACGTCCACAACGCCCTCAGCACCAACAGCACCGCCACCCTGAACCACGCCAAGGACTTCGCCGAGCGGCGGGCCGGCCGGTGA
- a CDS encoding oxidoreductase, with product MPRVWLVTGASRGLGRAVAETALAHGDTVVATARTVASLDALVTGHGERVVPMALDVTDRAAVFSVVAEAAERAGRIDVVLNNAGHGLAGAVEEVSEQQIRDQFDVNFFGALWVTQAVLPVMRRQGGGHLLQMSSIAGVTTYPNLGAYCASKWALEAASEALAQEVAGFGIKVTLVEAGEFRTQWSGDSMVRATPKAVYDTVLAKRRHGLSGAYAHLQPGDPAKVGAALFEVLDAEKPPLRILLGNGASDLAPTVLRERLAVWEEWDALARTTDFPPRATP from the coding sequence ATGCCCCGCGTCTGGCTCGTCACCGGCGCCTCCCGGGGGCTCGGGCGGGCCGTCGCCGAGACGGCCCTCGCCCACGGTGACACGGTCGTGGCCACGGCCCGCACCGTCGCCTCGCTCGACGCTCTGGTCACCGGCCACGGCGAGCGGGTCGTCCCCATGGCTCTGGATGTCACCGACCGTGCCGCGGTGTTCTCCGTCGTGGCCGAGGCCGCCGAGCGCGCGGGCCGTATCGACGTCGTCCTCAACAACGCCGGTCATGGGCTGGCCGGCGCCGTCGAGGAGGTCTCCGAACAGCAGATACGCGATCAGTTCGACGTGAACTTCTTCGGCGCCCTGTGGGTCACGCAGGCGGTCCTGCCCGTGATGCGGCGTCAGGGTGGGGGCCATCTCCTGCAGATGTCCAGCATCGCCGGCGTCACCACCTATCCGAACCTCGGCGCGTACTGCGCGAGCAAGTGGGCGCTGGAAGCGGCGAGCGAAGCCCTGGCGCAGGAGGTGGCGGGCTTCGGCATCAAGGTCACCCTGGTCGAGGCGGGCGAGTTCCGTACCCAGTGGTCCGGGGACAGCATGGTCCGTGCCACACCCAAGGCCGTGTACGACACCGTGCTCGCCAAGCGCCGGCACGGCTTGTCGGGCGCCTACGCCCACCTCCAGCCAGGTGACCCGGCGAAGGTCGGCGCGGCACTGTTCGAGGTGCTCGACGCGGAGAAGCCGCCCCTGCGGATCCTGCTGGGCAACGGCGCGTCCGACCTCGCGCCCACCGTGCTGAGGGAACGCCTGGCGGTCTGGGAGGAGTGGGACGCGCTGGCCCGGACCACCGACTTCCCACCCCGGGCGACACCGTGA